DNA from Alnus glutinosa chromosome 2, dhAlnGlut1.1, whole genome shotgun sequence:
CTTGAACTAAATTTCCATTCTCATTTAGTCAGTAGGTATAAATTGGAAATTATTGTTGGCTGTTTTAAATTAACTTTGTGAGAACAATCCATGAAAAAAGATCATGTAATGGCAGGTGTGATAGAATTCTATGGTATGGGAGAGGAACAAAACAACTATCCTATTTTCGCAGTGAAAGCAAGTTCTCTGATCATCGGCCTGTCTCTGCCCTATTCTCTACGCAGATAAAGCTGTTAAGTCTACCAGTCCAGGAGTTGTTGCAATGCACGCCATTTTTCCCACCATAAGGCCTCTACAAACTGTAAGTTCTCCCTCTCCCTGATAGCCCCAAAATATTAGTTTTTCCAAGAAACTATATTTGTACATACATTTCAGTATATCGTATCAGTATGTAAACGTGTTGCCATGATAAGATTGTTGTTGTCAACAACATTATCATCATCACAattattgtaattattgcagGGACGGAGCGACACATGATTAAGTGGCCAAATAGACATTTCTATAGTTGATTGTAAAGGATTTTGAAGTATCACCAACACGGATGCATAACTATAGGTCAAACAGAATGGATACAGCTGGCCTATGCACCTGCAGGCTGGCTTCTCCAGATATCCTAATGTCTCAGTCTTCTACTAATTTCTCCGTTTTCTTTGTGATCCCTATTTTTTCGCAATGGAAGTTAGATCTGATAAATGAAATGTAAAGCATTAGATTGTCTTAGCAGGGAATTATCCGGCGAAACAAAGGGCATGAGGGTGTGAATATTGGGATTTTTTGAAACGTTTATGGAAATAAGCTGAAAGAATACTAATGAAGCTTTATAGCACAAAATGCAATTCCAGACTAttagcatgtttttttttattacctaGAACACAGGGCTTTTGTTCTACTTCCCTAGCCAGTTGTTTTCAATATGAACAGAAGTCCCATGAATGCGTAGACCCACAAGTTCTCAATTGTAGTACATATATGATAAGATGAATACTATGAATGCAGTGATACCGAGTAGACTACTTACAAGGGATCAGTTTGCTTCATTTGCCTGAAGAAATTCATCCAGAGCCTCCACATTATCCCGATGACACCTGGAACATATACATCTCCTCTGCAGCTCCTCACCAAGGGAAGCACACCTCAATTCCATTTCAGAAGTCTGCTTGTTTCCAGTCAAAGAAACATTCTTGGCAGGTTGTGCACAGAAACTATGTTACTTGAAGCACAAGTAAAATTTTCAGATTAATTAATCATAAGAGAAAGCATAGTTTCCCTATTCTAtgctaattaattttaattaaacattaaaGGCTCTTTTTGATTGCTGAGATGaccaagaaaataggaaaaatgaaaaacaaaataagaaatgagaataaagaaagaaggaaaaaagtataaaaaaatgaaacattttAAGGTCAGTTACTGCCAAGCTTGTTaacatttctttccttcccCGCATCTTCTTGATAACAAAAGCATTAACTCGTGGAAGAAGCAGTGTCTAGGAGCAGCTTGTAATAACAGCAAATATGGTTTTTCAAAAGGTGAAATTAGACTTATGAAGTGCAAGGGGTTGTTAACAGAATGTTCATATAGAACTGATCTGAAGTCATTTACCCATGAATTGAAACAGTGACCATATGAGCTTGACAATATTATATTCTTCATGTTACATTCCTAGAAATTATTTCTAGTACGTAAACCAGTAAGTCAGTAACTTTGAATTGGTACTACCCAATGTAATTTTTTATGAGGATATATTGTTATGTCCTCTAACTCTTTTGTTACTTTAATTATCACGTCCATTAGAGACACCTTCTCCTCATAATCAATCAACTCCTGCTGGACCTGCGGGAGTCCCAGACAATTTAAGTATTATCACATTATATTCCAACGGAATATTTCAAAAAGATTTCATATGAGAATGAATAATAGATGTAAAAGGATGAACTCTTACAGATAGGCATTTTGAAAATCGCATCAAACTGCAGAAATTTTATGAAGAGGATCAATTTCTCAcctgcttttgaaaattctgttCTGCTTGgtattcttcttcctctttagTTGTTTGAGATATTATATGGGCCAGTGTATCCTCCAAAGCTTTTAAAGCAACTTCACCTACTTTCTTCACATGTATGTGTTCGGCTACTGGAACAATGTCACATGCTTCCTCAGTTTCTAGATGAGGACAAGGACAATGAAAGTAATTCCATGCGAGAAAGGAAAACATAAGAAAGTACGGAGGgaagaagaaattggaaaaaatgaGGGTATGGGGGAGAGGCATAGGAGAGCTTTTGATACATGCAATTGGCAAAGTTGGCAAAAATTTGACTTAAGGTTTTACATgtatctttttgataagtaggtTTTACATGTATCTTAATGAATGCTTCTCTCCAAAAATTTGACTTACGCTTCTTCGGTAATTTAAAAGGACATTGTCAATCAATAGTGGTAAATCATTCTATCCAGAAACTTCATTATTCAACAAGCTTCTGGAAATTCAATTGAGGCTTAAACTTCACTTGCCCAAGATGCAGGATTGATTGGTGCTAAATTATTAAAATCGCAAACCAACAAATCAGTTCCATCTGCAGAAGGTTTTGGCTTTTAACTTAGATACTTGGTCTCTATATAAATTGGAAATAGTTGTATATTTGCAAACTTTTTATTTCACGAACGTAAATGCCATGAACTAAAAATCAATTTCCCTGACATTATTAAACAGAAAAACAGTACACAGGCCATCACCTGCGGCAGCTCCAACATCACTTTCCTGGTGAACATTACAAGCGATTACTTCTTGGAATTTCCTGCAATAACAAGCAGTAATATCCCAGTAGTAAATACCAGGATACATCACTTAAAATTAAACTAGCACATTCATTGCAATCATGTATGGTGCAAAGGAATTGCTACAtatatttcataatgatttgaATACTTTCTTATATACTGCATAAAGGTCAATTGCATTTTGTTCCCCTGCATCCCCCCTTTCTTGGGAATAATGAGACTTTATTGAATAGCACAATGGACAGCGGTTCATGGAAGTTTATTCTAATGCATTAATAAGCTCGCGGTTGCTATATCTCTTTTGTGGGAAATTGAATAAAACCTACAGGTACTACACTATCTAAAAGATACCCTACAGACTAGACTGTCTATCAGGACCATTTTGACACAATACTGAAATTTTTGCGATGGATTTCTTTGCTTTCTGTAGAACTCAACTAAAAATAATCCACCTAATAATATTGTACACGCACATAACGTTTCATATTTCATAAAGAAACATTGTCGTGAATCAGGATCATATATCAAACACTGGTTTGGAGATTttgaagaagataaaaagaaaagagtaaaaTAATAAGATCTGTGAAAATGAGACCAACCTTATCTTAGTGTTGAGCTCAAACATTTGGTTTATAAACTCATCTCTGCATGGACAATAAGAGCACTTAGTAAAAAACAAGAAATCCATacagaaaagaaatattatgtGTGGAGATGACAAGCCTGTACCGCAAAGCTCCTTCGTTATGCTTTGCATGATCCAATCACATTTTCCCATACGTTAAgattcaaaggaaaaaaaaaacataaacagaaTCAGTCAATCAGAGGTACGTATGTGAAAGCGATCACAATTCAATTAGCCTTATTATCAGAAACCAGAACCACAAAGAAAAATTGGACTAAACAAAAGCCTGGTCAGTACCTTAAGAGCTTCTAGATCAGATCCGACGGTGGATATTTCGTCGTGAATCAGATCAATTCTTGCCTGATAGAAGTCAGATATGTAATTACATTGAAAACAATTCGACTAGACTGGAACAAATTGAGCAGAAATTCAATCACAAATTGACACG
Protein-coding regions in this window:
- the LOC133859502 gene encoding uncharacterized protein LOC133859502, with translation MAGSDPQKQLLTLIRDFASEKSQGERRVVGLKKRFEELRSELDVANAELEDAKRAKETDEQEFKGYEVELAMNEASIQTLEARIDLIHDEISTVGSDLEALKHNEGALRDEFINQMFELNTKIRKFQEVIACNVHQESDVGAAAVAEHIHVKKVGEVALKALEDTLAHIISQTTKEEEEYQAEQNFQKQVQQELIDYEEKVSLMDVIIKVTKELEDITIYPHKKLHWVVPIQSY